The Gallus gallus isolate bGalGal1 chromosome 3, bGalGal1.mat.broiler.GRCg7b, whole genome shotgun sequence genome window below encodes:
- the SLC30A1 gene encoding zinc transporter 1 — MCGGMAAEGPGGPRWWQNRRARLLCMLALTFLFFVVEVVVSRVTSSLAMLSDSFHMLSDVMALVVALVAVRFAQRTRATKKNTFGWVRAEVMGALVNAVFLTALCFTILLEAIERFTEPHEIQQPLVVIAVGVAGLVINLLGLCLFNHHGVGGHGHSHGHGHAHGGGARLPRGGGKAEQTPGDGEAALHREETSTLVENCSSSNGVSQEKLGDMKDDTTDLQVNGNAGHYPLDVEEVEEDSSAQLNMRGVFLHVFGDALGSVIVVVNALLFYGLWNPCPKDGPCFNPCVNSHCVENATLSQPLGSANKSEQESITVAGPCWLLYLDPVLCLIMVCILLYTTYPLLRESALILLQTVPKQIDVHSLNSKLRTLEGVEAVHELHIWQLAGSRIIGTAHIKCPDPSTYMMVAKRIKEIFHDEGIHATTIQPEFASVGSESGRGKCEFPCRTQCALKQCCGTVEDNTGKKTEKSSSLSISCSEVVIEFPHNKTRRTKSESVPAVKLEANTDQNEQFESSL; from the exons ATGTGCGGGGGGATGGCGGCCGAGGGGCCGGGCGGGCCGCGGTGGTGGCAGAACCGGCGGGCGCGGCTGCTGTGCATGCTGGCGCTCACCTTCCTCTTCTTCGTGGTAGAGGTGGTGGTGAGCCGCGTCACGTCGTCGCTGGCCATGCTGTCCGACTCCTTCCACATGCTCTCCGATGTCATGGCCCTGGTCGTGGCGCTGGTGGCCGTGCGCTTCGCCCAGCGCACCCGCGCCACCAAGAAGAACACGTTCGGCTGGGTGCGCGCCGAGGTGATGGGCGCCCTGGTCAACGCCGTCTTCCTCACCGCCCTCTGCTTCACCATCCTGCTGGAGGCCATCGAGCGCTTCACCGAGCCCCACGAGATCCAGCAGCCGCTGGTGGTCATCGCCGTGGGGGTGGCGGGGCTCGTCATCAAcctgctggggctctgcctCTTCAACCACCACGGCGTCGGCGGACACGGCCATTCCCACGGGCACGGGCACGCGCACGGGGGCGGCGCCCGGCTCCCCCGGGGCGGCGGTAAGGCCGAGCAAACCCCCGGGGACGGGGAGGCCGCGCTGCACCGCGAGGAGACCAGCACCTTGGTGgagaactgcagcagctccaacGGGGTCAGCCAAGAGAAGCTGG GTGATATGAAGGACGACACGACGGACCTACAAGTGAATGGGAACGCTGGGCATTATCCTCTGGATGTTGAAGAAGTTGAGGAAGACTCTAGCGCGCAGCTTAACATGCGTGgagtttttctgcatgtttttggAGATGCCTTAGGTTCAGTAATTGTCGTAGTGAATGCCTTGCTTTTTTATGGTTTGTGGAATCCATGCCCCAAAGATGGGCCCTGCTTTAATCCATGTGTCAATAGCCATTGCGTGGAGAATGCTACTTTATCCCAACCTCTTGGCAGTGCAAACAAGTCTGAGCAAGAGAGCATTACGGTGGCTGGTCCATGCTGGTTACTATATTTAGATCCTGTTCTTTGTTTGATTATGGTTTGTATCCTCCTTTACACAACTTACCCGTTACTTAGGGAGTCGGCCCTCATACTTCTACAGACTGTTCCCAAACAAATAGATGTTCATTCTTTGAACTCAAAATTACGTACCCTCGAAGGAGTTGAAGCAGTGCACGAATTACACATTTGGCAGCTAGCAGGCAGTAGGATCATTGGCACAGCTCACATAAAGTGTCCTGACCCTTCCACATACATGATGGTGGCAAAGCGCATCAAAGAGATCTTTCACGATGAAGGGATTCATGCAACTACCATTCAGCCCGAGTTTGCCAGCGTTGGCTCCGAATCAGGGAGAGGGAAATGCGAGTTTCCTTGCAGAACTCAGTGTGCTTTGAAGCAGTGTTGTGGAACAGTAGAAGATAATACcggaaagaagacagaaaaatcttCTTCGCTTAGCATTTCTTGTTCAGAGGTTGTCATTGAATTTCCACATAACAAAACTAGAAGGACTAAATCGGAGAGCGTACCTGCAGTTAAGCTAGAGGCAAACACCGATCAAAACGAGCAGTTCGAATCATCTTTGTAA